In the Hordeum vulgare subsp. vulgare chromosome 7H, MorexV3_pseudomolecules_assembly, whole genome shotgun sequence genome, one interval contains:
- the LOC123409998 gene encoding transmembrane protein 230-like, whose product MAYVDHAFSITDEDDLVGGAAGGRTRGAPVKEIAFAAALLAFGALGVVAGLVMASHRVGGDRSHGIFFTVLGVVMFIPGFYYTRIAYYAYKGYQGFSFANIPPI is encoded by the exons ATGGCGTACGTGGACCACGCCTTCTCCATCACCGACGAGGACGACCTGGTGGGCGGCGCGGCGGGGGGGCGGACGCGCGGCGCGCCGGTCAAGGAGATCGCCTTCGCCGCCGCGCTGCTCGCGTTCGGCGCGCTCGGCGTCGTCGCcggcctcgtcatggcctcccacCGCGTCGGCGGCGACCGCTCCCACG GGATTTTCTTTACAGTGCTTGGTGTGGTGATGTTCATCCCTGGATTCTACTACACAAGAATAGCATACTATGCTTACAAAGGGTACCAGGGCTTCTCTTTTGCCAACATCCCTCCTATCTGA